A window from Camelus dromedarius isolate mCamDro1 chromosome 9, mCamDro1.pat, whole genome shotgun sequence encodes these proteins:
- the MMP15 gene encoding matrix metalloproteinase-15, producing the protein MGSDRSAPRRLGWAGCLLGGREAAARPRLLPLLLVLLGCLGRGAAAEDAEVNAENWLRLYGYLPQPSRHMSTMRSTQILASALAEMQRFYGIPVTGVLDEETKTWMKRPRCGVPDQFGTRVKANLRRRRKRYALTGRKWNNHHLTFSIQNYTEKLGWYHSLEAVRRAFRVWEQATPLVFQEVPYEDIRLRRQKEADIMVLFASGFHGDSSPFDGTGGFLAHAYFPGPGLGGDTHFDADEPWTFSSTDLHGNSLFLVAVHELGHALGLEHSSNPSAIMAPFYQWMDIDNFQLPEDDLRGIQQLYGTPDGQPQPTQPLPTVTPRRPGRPDHRPPRPPQPPPPGGKPERPPRPGPPAQPRATERPDQYGPNICDGDFDTVAMLRGEMFVFKGRWFWRVRHNRVLDNYPMPIGHFWRGLPSDISAAYERQDGRFVFFKGDHYWLFREANLEPGYPQPLTSYGLDIPYDRIDTAIWWEPTGHTFFFQEDRYWRFNEDTQRGDPGYPKPISVWQGIPASPKGAFLSNDAAYTYFYKGTKYWKFDNERLRMEPGYPKSILRDFMGCQEHVEPGPRWPDVARPPFNPDGGAEPGVGGDSEEGEEGHEAGPGGGEGDFGAGTDEDGGSRVVVQMEEVTRTVNMVMVLVPPLLLLLCILGLTYALVQMQRKGAPRMLLYCKRSLQEWV; encoded by the exons AACTGGCTGCGGCTCTATGGCTACTTGCCCCAGCCCAGCCGCCACATGTCCACCATGCGCTCCACCCAGATCCTGGCCTCGGCCCTCGCCGAGATGCAGCGCTTCTACGGGATCCCTGTCACTGGTGTGCTCGACGAAGAGACCAAGAC GTGGATGAAGCGGCCCCGCTGTGGGGTGCCAGACCAGTTTGGGACACGCGTGAAAGCCAATCTGCGGCGGCGACGGAAGCGCTACGCCCTCACTGGGAGGAAGTGGAACAATCACCACCTGACCTTCAG CATCCAGAACTACACAGAGAAGCTGGGCTGGTACCACTCGCTGGAGGCGGTGCGCCGGGCCTTCCGTGTGTGGGAGCAGGCCACGCCCCTGGTCTTCCAGGAGGTACCCTACGAGGACATCCGGCTGCGTCGGCAGAAGGAGGCCGACATCATGGTACTCTTTGCCTCTGGCTTCCACGGCGACAGCTCACCGTTTGATGGCACAGGTGGCTTTCTGGCCCACGCCTATTTCCCTGGCCCTGGCCTGGGTGGGGACACCCATTTCGATGCAGATGAGCCCTGGACCTTCTCCAGCACTGACCTGCATG GGAACAGCCTCTTCCTGGTAGCGGTGCACGAGCTGGGCCACGCACTGGGGCTGGAGCACTCAAGTAACCCCAGTGCCATCATGGCGCCATTCTATCAGTGGATGGACATTGACAACTTCCAGCTGCCCGAGGACGACCTCCGGGGCATTCAGCAGCTCTATG GCACCCCAGATGGTCAGCCACAGCCCACCCAACCCCTTCCCACTGTGACTCCCCGGCGGCCAGGCCGGCCGGACCATCGGCCCCCAAGACCCCCTCAGCCACCACCCCCAGGCGGGAAGCCGGAGCGGCCCCCAAGGCCAggccccccagcccagccccgagCCACAGAGCGGCCTGACCAGTATGGTCCCAACATCTGCGACGGGGACTTTGACACCGTGGCCATGCTGCGTGGGGAGATGTTCGTGTTCAAG gGCCGCTGGTTCTGGCGGGTCCGGCATAACCGTGTCCTGGACAACTATCCCATGCCCATCGGGCACTTCTGGCGTGGTCTGCCCAGTGACATCAGTGCTGCCTATGAGCGCCAGGATGGGCGTTTTGTCTTTTTCAAAG GTGACCACTACTGGCTCTTCCGAGAGGCAAACCTGGAGCCTGGCTACCCACAGCCTCTGACCTCCTATGGCCTGGACATTCCCTATGATCGCATCGACACAGCTATCTGGTGGGAGCCCACGGGTCACACCTTCTTCTTCCAAGAGGACAG GTATTGGCGCTTCAACGAGGACACGCAGCGTGGAGACCCTGGCTACCCCAAGCCCATCAGTGTGTGGCAGGGGATTCCTGCCTCCCCTAAAGGGGCCTTCCTGAGCAATGATGCAG CCTACACCTACTTCTACAAGGGCACCAAGTACTGGAAGTTTGACAATGAGCGCCTGCGAATGGAGCCCGGCTACCCCAAGTCCATCCTGCGGGACTTCATGGGCTGCCAGGAGCATGTGGAGCCAGGGCCCCGATGGCCCGACGTGGCCCGTCCACCCTTCAACCCTGATGGGGGTGCAGAGCCCGGGGTGGGCGGTGATAGCGAGGAGGGCGAGGAGGGCCATGAGGCAGGCCCGGGTGGTGGAGAGGGGGACTTCGGGGCGGGGACAGACGAGGACGGAGGCAGCCGAGTGGTGGTGCAGATGGAGGAGGTCACTCGGACAGTGAACATGGTGATGGTGCTGGTGcccccgctgctgctgctgctctgcatCCTGGGCCTCACCTACGCCCTGGTGCAGATGCAGCGCAAGGGTGCGCCCCGCATGCTCCTCTACTGCAAGCGCTCCCTGCAAGAGTGGGTCTGA